ACGCCATCCTCCCTCCTGCCCAGTTATCATGACCAGGCAGCTCCGTCAGTGATGGGGCTCAGCCTACTCCGGCACCGCGCAAAGGTGATCCCCACGATGTGTGCCAGAGGGCCGCAGCCCTATCAGCCATTCGTGGCCTGCATCACAAGATGACGGGCGAGGATAGAGGACCCTATCAGGAAACCTGGGTCCCCTGTGATTACTGCCACACCGCCTCGCTGCCATGGCTGCGAAACCTTGGCGATGCAGTGGTGGCTGGCGCAGAGCCGCGTGGCATGGGAAACACAAATCAAACACATTACCCTGCTTCCTTCTCAGGTCGTTGGCTTGCTGCATGGCCCAGACCGCCTCTCCAAACAGCCAATTCGCCCGTGACTGGTCGAACGGGGAATCCATGAAGATCTGTTTGACCTGGTCTGGGAAGCTAGACAGGTTTAGCCAAAAGGGATCTTTCTCCTGCCATTGCTCTGCACATAACTCACAGCCCTGCACCGCATCTCTAGACCTCGGAGGATGAGTTCTGTTACAACACGGATCTCCTCCTAAACTGTCGGACTCTGGGTACCCATATCTAAAAGGACGCCCATGTCCTGAAACAACTACTTGCGGTGATTCCCCTAGGATCAAGTGCTTATTGTACAGAATGTTAGACCTTTTAGTCATTCTGCCTCTTACAGAGTAACACAAGTCTAAGAAACTGATATTATCTGGTTAATTAGTCCAACCAAATGTGTCTGTCTGGTAAGCGAATGAAGGTTGTAGTGGCcgtctttcagccagctggctGGTAGTGTGCAAGAACATGTAGGGGAGGATTGGTATTCTGAGGTCCATACGTTGAGGCAAACATCCGCTCAGTCCAGTACTTTGCCATTTCATTAAAAAGACTCTAAAACATAAGGAAACTTTAGCGGCTTTAAAACAGTAACTTTAAAAAGCCTGCCTTGATACCGGTGATTGGGCCATGCCTGGTCGTTCTTATTAGCTGCAGAAAGGTCCCAGTATTATATCTGTAcattttccatacttttcccTTTTATCTGTCAGTGTTTTCTCAGACCTTTGTTGATTTGTACATGTGTATCGTTAGAATTACCTCTGCATGGTAAGGTATAATGAGGTGGTATTACTACAGCTTGGACCTGGATGAAGGAGCTTTTATAGCAGCATTACCAAGTTTCCCAACAATTACTACTATTATTGTAACCACTCTCACCATTATGGCCCAACAGGTTTTGATTGTAGGCTGCTGTCAACAGTTTGCCCAAACTTTCTGTAGTATAAGCATCATAGTTGTTACCGCTTGGCCAGAAATGCAAATTTGAGTGACACTAGAATAGTTTGATAATCATGGTGGCCAACTAAGAAGGTAACAGGCTGCACAACATAGAATGTCTGTGTTTCAACCCTCATTACTTGAAAAACACCAGCATAAGTGTGATAGAGCTGATGATGGTATGATGGTGATACTTTTACTTAGCCCTCCTCATTTAGACCACTCTGTCCCTCATCGCTGTCATCACCCTGTCCCTGCCTAGCAACGCCACTGCCTGGCAGCGGGGATCCATGGAAACCACAGAGGAGCCGCATCATGTTGCTCTGTCACCTCCTTACTTGTCTCTCTATTTCAGTCTTATTAGCAGCCCATCCCCACCTTTTTGTACATTTCcactaaaacaatttaaatgtggAATATACTTGTTTTCTAGTAAAGCTGCACAGTATATTGACTTGTAGTCGTGATCACAATATTGATGCATGCAACTCTGTATGACGAGAAAAGACTTCCTTCTGCTGGCCCGTCATGTCATGACGCCGTTTATACCCACCCTTCGAAGCTGACgtgattttagaaagctttactGTTAGCGGTCACACAGGGTCATAGGGTGAAAGAAGCAGGAACAGACTCGACGCTTGCGCTATAGTCCACATAAAAACCACGACCCACTACGCTGAAAATTGTCATGCATGAAAATGCGCTGGCGAGAACCCTGGAACTGAAGTCATGTTAAGTAGTGTTAATCACAAGCAGATTCAttggttctttttcaaataGGAAAGAAACTATAGAAAATATCACATGTAGGAAGTAGCCAGTTGGTCACTCGGCTTACTAACAGTTAACAGTAGCAGGGAGCTGCAGAACAAGTGTAAGCTCCCTGCTGAGTTCATCTGAACTGGATCCTGGCTCCCATGGTCCCATATTAAGTAtgcattaattttatttttaacactgtAACTCCTGTTGTACATATTTAAGTCCCTGAACAGCGCCGTCACATACAAACACCAGTGCGCCTTTGTACTGTGTGTGAATTCAGGATCtataatttatttgatttgagTTATTTCCTAATTTGTTCAGTCATGTTGGAATGCATTTTTAATGTATATCtttgcatttttgtcttttaataggTGTGGGAAAGTCATGTCTATTACTACAGTTCACAGACAAGAGGTTTCAGCCAGTTCACGACCTCACCATTGGTAAGAAAAGAAATAAGTATATTTTCTTGTGATAGTTGTGATAAATTATCAATCACtaattacacacacactcaaacgtTTCTCCCCTCATTGCAATATTAACAAGGAAAAAAAGGCATAGGAAATGTGAGTTAGTGCTAACAAGCTGGCAAATTGGACGTATTGAACTGCTGTTCTTAGTTCATTTCTCAGTTTTCCATTACAGACGTTGGAACAGCTTTACTGCTCTGAAAATGGTTGTTTGAGTTGTTCAAAGCTGTGCTCAGCATAGCCTGCTGACATTCAGGCAGATAAAATCGCATCAGAAGAAACACACAcatcattttaaattttgtccACTTCCGCTAAATAATTTCTCTAATATTACTCTGAATCTTGAAAAATGGTGTATGTCTGATTCAGCAGCCGAACACTAaagcatttttacagtttttattttatttttttattttgttagtttCACACTTTACTTCATTTATTTGTTAGTTCTAACATCACACTTGTCTTTAAAACATAACTGGGAATATTAAacatattcagtttttttcacatttttaccgTATTATGAAGCAAATGCTCAGAACTCAGTTTAAGCTTCCATTAAAAGTCCTGaatgtatttgaaaacatcagtaTGCATATCTATGCCAAAACGTGTTGACGAAACCATCTATTTCTAGTCAACTCATTGTTGATTGCAGTAATATCCACATTAAAAAGCGTGCTTTAGGGCTTTGTGCCTAATGTGTATCAGAAGCACCACACCTTTCGATATAAGCCTGGGAACCAGAGCTCATCGTTCAAAACATGTCTGCACCTCCTGAGCAAACAGATTTTGGAATGATCTTTCCAGGGCTGGGTCAGTCCCAGTATTTATTTAACATGAACCGGGTTTGACATGAAAAGGACAACATTAGTCCCTCATCTAGGATAAAAGCAAGGCGCCCCATTCTGAATAGATATCTTATTTTAACACGAGTTCAACTAGGTACATCTAACACCTGAGGAGAGTATCCAGATTACTTTCTAATGTGTGTCAAATACATTTGCTTTAACTCTCTCTTTAGCCTATCAATGTTTATCTTgtacaaaagtttttttaaattacttataaATGGATGTGGTTAATTATTTAGAAACTTTTGAACAAGTCTTTATTTAAGCATACTCAGTTCttgttcttctgtgtttttgacTGTGTAGGGGTGGAGTTTGGAGCAAGGATGATCACTATAGATGGCAAACAGATCAAATTGCAGATCTGGGATACGGTAAATAATCTGTTGAATGTTTTTCAGCAGTTATCATTAGATGCTcggaggaaaaagaaaagatttttacatttccaaccaccatgtcacCTTTCAGGGCCATTCAAGCTGAAATATGGCAAATTCAAGTCACCAGCTGACCTCTCTTAGTGAAATTTGCTATAATGTCGAGGTTGAATGTATGATATAATGCGGCCAGTTTTCGCTTGTTGTTCTCTGTTTGTGGGTCCTGAAGCCACTTTAGAGCCACATATCTGCACTGCCCTTTCCTATAGTTGTAAGTCACTATAAAGTGTGGTTATTGGTTAGGTGCTTTGGCAGGATCTTTTAATTCCCCAAAGAAAATGTCAGCAACTTTCCAAGACAATGTTTTGACAAAGTCCTGCCAGTGTGTTTGTAACCTCACCCTGATAAGATCTTCAGGAAGCTAATGTCCCCACTGTCACACATATTTTATGGTGTTTCTAGACCTTTTTGGCATTTATAAAGTTATTCTGAGCCTACTGATAAGTGTTGGTCCCAAACTGCAATCTGTTGCAATGTGCTGGAGATTTACAAGTTCAAAGAGCAATAAATCTCTTAATATATGGTGTTTAGCTATTATATATGCCAACATGTTGTACAAGTCAAGTTAAATTGGCTTTTAAcagctaaaaataaatttttaatggGATGTTTTTATCCAGGAGGAAGTAGGGTTAGACCCCTGATGCTGATTTCAAAGACCACAGTATTAATGTCACACCTTAGTATAAATGTGATTGCTAAGCCCCCTCCCAAGAATGAGAAAGACACTGTATCGCTAACTGTGAGCTGTGGGGTTGAGGGTTTaatgtctccctctctgcttTAAGCCCCCTTTTAAAGTATTCTGAGCTGGTCTGAACCAAACCATGTAGGGGCAGCATATCATAAACAGcacaagaaaatattttgaggCAATTCTTACAAAGGAAATGTAGATTTTGTACATGCAGTGAAGCAGCTGACCAGCAGGTGGAGTTAGAACTCCATTAAAGTAAAGAGTAAGAGCACCAGAGCAAAAGGGCCTCCTGCAACGTTATCTGTCCCTGCCTTTGCGTCTCACTGCTGCCTGTTTTGGTTCCTGCACCGCATTTAGTATACCTGGGTATCCAGGTAGAGAGTAATAATGGTCAAAGTGAAACCCTGCCAGGCTCGGCTTCTGTTTCTTGGTGGGATTTGTGCAATCATACACCATCACCAGGAAGCTAACAGAGAAGCCATTTGGATCATTGTGTGGGCTGCACTTGCCATAtgaataagtgtgtgtgtgtttctgcacaAAAGCCTGTTGGCCAGATGGCAGACAGACACAGCGTTCCCTCTCTTACACTCTTTATCATTTATTCACTAATAGCATCACAGTCTGGTTGACTGCTCTCTGAATAACTTACTGACTGTTCACTGAATGGCTAGTTAGACATTTGGTTCACTAGCCAATTATCTTCATTGCTTTCTTGCTAGCTGATTAGGTGGCTAACTAGTTCTCCCAAACTCCCCCATCCCCCCTGTGTTTCTGGGAGACAAACTAGCTGCCTGGTGCTCTGACATGCTGAATGATTCATTGACTTGGTGTTGCTGCTTGTGTGTCTGTCTGACTGTCTGGCTTTTCAGATGAGGTCAGAGCAGAGCAGGACTCGCAGCTGCTAGGATAGAGTGCCgttttgttttcctctgtgGCCTGGACGAACACAGACAACATTGTTAATGTACAACTGAACGGAGCCAAAGAATGAATAGACTTTGGGATGAGGAGGGGGTGGGTAGCAAGAATGCTGGATGGTGGAAAGAGAGAAGGAAAGAGGGAAGATTCATAGAGAGAGACTGAAAGATGAGTGATGGCAGAAAGACAAAGGAAAGGTGAGACAATGATGGGGTAATAATGGAAGAGAAAGTGAAAGTACAAGGTGACTCGGAGAGCTGGATGAACTGTCAAGAATGACATGATGGCTACATGTCGACTCTGCATTCTTCAATACTGCAGCATGTGTGACCTTCTTTGTTTGGCATAAATGGAGAAACTGGAAGGTTACACATGCTTGCAGAGAAAAAGTAGTGACTCTGTGAAGGGTATATGAAGAGTGAAAGACAGAACTCCATTGTATCCAGTTACAAgctctgctctgtcttctcctcAATGACTGAAAACCTGGAGCTGGACTTTATACAGGGACTCAGAAATGAATTTAGTTATTAAATCGACTGTGCATTCCTTGACCAACCAGAGAGGAGTTTTCAGCTCAGTCAACAAAACAAAGCATCTGCATATCTGGACATTTGAGCTTGACCAGTCGTATCTTCTGTTTAACTAACATCTGCATGTGTCTGCGTAGGCTGGTCAGGAGTCGTTCCGGTCCATCACCAGGTCTTACTACAGAGGAGCAGCAGGAGCACTGCTAGTCTATGACATCACAAGGTAACTCAGCCAATCATACACAATTAGGATGCATTCAGGAACACTGAAAAGGCTTGTTCTTCTGTCAGCACCAAGTCCTATATGCTGGATGGCAGCGTGAAATAATaggcttttatttgtttgttgtaaTGCATGAATAAGGAATAATATGCATGTTCAGATCAGCTTACACATATCAAATCTACACTATTCTGAATCTCAGTAGCCTTTTAAACCAAtaagtaaaaaggaaaaaaagcacTGACTGCGCCACACAGATACATTTCTTCCTTCCAGAAGTCCTTATTTTTCCTCGAACCGCTTGTACTACTTGTACTCAGTTTGCTATAGCATCCTGTTCTCTCCACCCTGCTGCTATTGCAGACATGTCTGAACTAGCTGCTACTCCTCAACTTTATAGTGTTTAGCGAACATCCAGAACACCTTATATAAATGCACAAAATGAGTCACATGACTTTCTGTTGAGCAAGGCTGTGTTCCTGGGCTCTGCTTCTAGCTGGCAATTTCTCCTGTCGGGAACTTGGGCTTCCACAGTTATTTTGGGATGAACCAGTTTTGGACTCgaagtgaaaaacaaatgcCTGATGAGGCTTGATTATTgaactattttattttgaaattgtaaATGGGAATGATGTGCTGAAGCTAGAGGAAGCTATCAAAGAtgtattttcatgtattttcCTGCCTCTGATCCCAAACCTCAGTATGATACAAACCATCTACCATGTATTGATGTACTCGGGCCAAGTTGAAATGTATTACTGACCATAAGATCCCCCGATGTTGTCATGTATAAGTACCTTGTAACCTTTTGCTTAGCACTTATATtactaaaaaaaaatccccccaaaTCTGGTTTAGAAATTAAACAGCTTTATGCAAATAGATTCGTGTATTCCTGTGGATACTAATGGTTTCTTGAAAACCAAACCTAGACACGTTAAAGAACTTTTATCTACAAGAGGTGTCATTTTAACTGGGATTAAACTATTAATGAATAATTTTCCAGGAAATACTTGGAAATAGAACCTAAAGAAAGTGACAGGATAAAATGATGTAAAAGCTTCATTTGTTGTAAAAAGGTCTAATGTAGCATCGCTTAAGACAGCTGAATAGCACCTAGAAGTCAATGATTATGTCAACAAAAATATCTGATTCAACACCATCACAAGAATCTTTAATTAGGTGGGGTGAgatatttaccattttaaaaaggaaaaagtggaaCAGCCTGAAACGGATTGAAATCCACTCTGGGCACAGTGAAGGGACAGTGATCAACACCCCCTTTTATGAGTTGAAGaccttttttcagctttttttggtttttagacAGACGATCTATAAAAACAATCTTTGTTCCTCGTCAATCTCTATCTCTCTCGTCATTAATTTCCTGCCttccttttctgtttgcacTATGCAGATCGTTTAAAGCCTCCAAATAGGAAGGAACAACTGCTGATGCATGTTCTGGTGCACTGCAAAATTGGTCTAATGTAATAAACGTCCTGCATAACTCTCTACATATGTTGTCTATTATAAACATCGAGACGGTGGTTTTTAAGAGGAACCTGGTTTCAAGTAAGACAGacagtttaaatgtttctgtttaagtCCACAGAAGATGACAAGATAAGTATTTTCTCTCTTCAATGGTTTCAAACATTAACAGAGGAAGTAAGACATCACCTAACAGTTTTCAAGAGAAAGTAAAATCTGTTACTTCTTCAGTTAGTGcgggtgtgtatatatatttatataaaacagcAGATTGTTGGTCTGTTATGCTTCCGGTTTCATAAGGTAGTCAGACTGAAACCTAAAATCTGTGCTCGCTCAACAGAAGGGACACCTTCAACCACTTGACGACCTGGTTAGAGGACGCCCGCCAACATTCCAACTCCAATATGGTCATCATGCTCATTGGCAACAAGAGGtaaaattatttctttcttcCACAGTGCAGGGTACATACTGGCCTACTTAAGGCTGGACAATCAGCAATGTGTGGCAGCAGTCACCAATGGAGGAAAATATTGTATTGTAATATTGTAAAACAATGGCTTCATATGCGTTTGGCCCTGCACTTGCTCTTAcagatgtgtgtctgtgttaaaACTGACTTTACAATCATAAGCTCTGAGGTTTGGCATTCATGCGGTTTAAAGGAGATTTTTTTGCTTCACGTTTTTCTCTCTGTGCTCGAACCTGTTTAGCACAACAGTGTACGAGATAAATTAAGTCATGAGGGCTGCCACAGAATGCCATTTTAGCTGTGGTACATAGCCCCTCCTGGCAAATTTAGGAGTATAGTAAGTATAGGAAATGGGATATATCAATCACCTAAAAGCAAAGCACAGAACTGTAACAAAATGGTTTTTAATCAAGAGTCTgagtgcattttaaaaataacctgTCCAACATCCGGACATTTCTTCATACTGAGGTAGTATTGATGGaagaaatatgtttttccaTAATAACTAAATGGTCCAAGACCTTTGTCCAAATTTGGTAAAATAACCCTTTCCTTTCTGTATAATAAACTTTACCACAATTTTTTTCGTTACAAACCGAAGCCTTCAATGTGTTATATTGGATTTAATATGAAGGACCAACAGAGAAACACACAGTTGAGAAGTGGAAGCAACATGataaataaaagtctaaaaagtgcacaagagtggcaagaaatgactgttgttgaaagaaagccatatgaACGTTGCCGCAAACTATTTAGGAGACACTGGAAACGTGAAGgaagctgctctggtcagatcagTCAAAACTTCCCCCTGAACAAACCAtctccacagtaaaacatggtggtgggagcatcatgctgtgaggatgccaTTCTTCAGAAGGGgcagagaagctgcagagttCATGgcaaaatggatggataaaatacattgtggttgcaatgtaacaaaatgtggaaaacctgTGTAATTTTGCATTATCTACATTTTAGGGGTGCACGTAGTTAGGACTGTGGTACATGTTTTAATGTTAGATTTCCAAATGAATTTGCCTGAaatctgtgtgttttgtttttcagtgaccTTGAGTCGAGGAGAGAGGTGAAAAAAGAGGAAGGTGAAGCTTTTGCCAGAGAACATGGCCTCATATTTATGGAGACCTCAGCCAAGACTGCCTCTAATGTAGAGGAGGTAATTACATATGCACACGAGCAGTTGATGATGGCTGCTGTAATGACTGGATTAAGGTTACCAGCTTACCTGAGTTCGGAACAGCTATAAACAACACCTGTCATTGTGAAATATACGCCTCTCCGTACAGGCCAAACAGCCTTTTTCCCTCCAGACAAATAAATCCCAGGCCATACCACAATTTCACAGCCATTATCTGTTCTTTCACAGTTATTGGTGCTGCCTGTGGACATCTGTAGCTGGAATTAGAGCTGTGTCTGGAACAGAGAGCGGTTGTAGAAGGATTTCTCTGAAGACTTGGAGTAGATCTGTAAAAGTGGCTCCGATTTATATCAGGCAGTCTATTAAGTCATCAAACCCTTTCAAGATTGGTATGGTTAGGGATGGAGGATGGTGGCGAGACATTAACGGCTGGGTATTAGCACATTAGGTGTTACATTCTTTGAGACATCTAATTAAATCTGTTGATTAAATTACCCTTTTATTTTAGTTCTGGTAAATATTAGCATTTTAAGATACTTAAAAAGATGTTTGAGTTCATATCTGAAaaataattagcatttttcCGTTGTCTTGTTAGGATACCAGATGTAAGATTCAGATCAAGTCTGAGCTGCTAGTCCGACTGTGTCCTGCAGTTCACTTCATACATAAACATGCATCATAGAGATAAGACATCTCTGGAATCTCTAAAGGCTCCTTTAACCATCTGGATGAAACATTTTGTCTCCACTGAATGATTAAAAAAGATTtagagcaaataaaaacagccaATCAAACAAAGTTTCATTCGTATGGTTTGATATGGATTTAGATTCTTTATTTTTAGATCTCAATTCAGTCATGATGATATGCTAAAATCCTGACTTATTTTTTCATATGGTTCATATTTTACTCATGACAGCTACTGAGGATGCTCTTGTTATATAGTAAATGCATCCATTGCTTATTAGAAATGGTATTAcaaattagagatgcaccaatcagggtGTTCCCGGCCGATACCGATTCCTGATTTTCGTGGCGGTCTGACCTGGGACTTCCAATTTTCACCAAATCggcttgttgttttctaaaggCCATAACAACTGAAGAAGGTTGAGGCAGGTTCCTTTAGGGGGCTAGTAGTTTTGAATCTAACATAAATTGAAGGTATTACACGATAAAAAGAAGATTTTGACCTGCGGACCACCAGTTGGAGCTGATCAAGGTAAATGGTCAGATTCCGAGCTCAGACAGATTGATCAGTGCGTCTCTACTACAAATAGTTATCATAAAGTAAAGTTTTAGATGCAACAATTCGTTGCATTTACTGTTCTTTTCTtgtagaaaaatacattttagtatTTCTATCATTTGAC
This genomic interval from Girardinichthys multiradiatus isolate DD_20200921_A chromosome 6, DD_fGirMul_XY1, whole genome shotgun sequence contains the following:
- the rab2a gene encoding ras-related protein Rab-2A; its protein translation is MAYAYLFKYIIIGDTGVGKSCLLLQFTDKRFQPVHDLTIGVEFGARMITIDGKQIKLQIWDTAGQESFRSITRSYYRGAAGALLVYDITRRDTFNHLTTWLEDARQHSNSNMVIMLIGNKSDLESRREVKKEEGEAFAREHGLIFMETSAKTASNVEEAFINTAKEIYEKIQEGVFDINNEANGIKIGPQHPTTNSTLPSSQGGQHAGGGCC